A window of Malania oleifera isolate guangnan ecotype guangnan chromosome 2, ASM2987363v1, whole genome shotgun sequence genomic DNA:
GTAAAGAATGCAGCCAAGAATGAAGCAGAAACAGAGGCGAAAGCTAAAAAGCTTCTTCTGTTCCGTCGTGTACTCCTCCCGTCACTTTCCCTCCCTTTGTTCTTGAATCTCTCACCCAACACCCACATGGTCCCTCCTTAGCTtccattgctctctctctctctctctctctctctctctgctcgaAGCATTGAATGCGGGCGGCTAACGTGAAAATTTCTGTCGCTTActgctcttcttcttcctcttctttagGGGGTGGGTGGGTTGTTGTTTGGGTATGATGCATTTTCGTGTGAGTATCGAAGCCTTGCTGGATTTCGTTTTCGGAGATGTACTTGTTTTCCGTTTTGTGTGCTGTGCGCTGCATTATTGATGCAGCTGTAGAAATTCACGCCtgttggtgtttttttttttttttgcggatTTTGATCTTTGGTACTTTTGATATCTGTGATTCTGTACTCTTTTGATCTGTCGTAGGATCGAAGTTAAGGTATTCGATCGTTTTTCAGATCTGATGTGATTTGATTATTCGCCGTAATttcgaaaaaaaataaaaataaaaaaaaaaagaaaaaaaaaaggacgaTTTCGTCGATGGCTTGTTTTGGTTGAATTTTTGTAGCCGGTTCAAGTTCGTTTGTGCTTTGTCATTGTTggtgtttttggttttgttttgtttcGTTTTTCATTTTCGTTTTTTTCTATGACAGGTGTAGCCTGTTGTGCAAACTACGGACTAGGGTTCTTTGCGATAGCCAGAACTGAGGCAGCTTGAAGTGCTCGGGGGAGTTGAGGTGATTTTGGGCTTGCGATGCAGGGGAGGATGAAGAAGTACCGGCAAGCGAGCCCCGAGAGGACCAAAGTTTGGACGGAGAAGTCGTCCAAGTGTCAGCAGGGTCGAAAAGTTCCCGTTGTGTACTATCTCTGTAGGAATCGCCAGCTTGAACATCCCCATTTCATCGAAGTTCCTCTTTCGTCACCGGAAGGTCTCTACTTGAGAGGTAAATGCAAGATCAGAACAGTTTGCTTGGTTTCCTACTTTGACGTTTTCAGGTTCTGAACATGCGCGTGTTTGCAGATGTGATTGATAGGCTTAATGTGCTGAGAGGCAGGGGCATGGCTTCCTTGTATTCATGGTCTTGTAAAAGGTGAAGCCCTAGCTGCACTCATTTTATTGCTCAAGGTTGGTGTTTTTTATAGTCAAACTAAATTTGTTCTCTTCATTAATGTAGAAGCTACAAGAGTGGATTTGTGTGGCATGATCTTTGTGAAGAGGACCTAATTCTTCCTGCTAATGGAAATGAGTATGTTCTCAAGGgttccgagctctttgaagaatcTAAATCAGGTAAAGGTGCGACCCAATAGCCACTCATGTTTCGCGCATTgaattatttttgtttaattgtttATCAGCTCTATTAGTATGTAGGATCACATTACGAAAAATGGAATCCCAGGGCCAGAAGGCTCCCCTCCTTGCAAGGGTAGGGGGAGGGTTGTCATGGTGAAGGCTGCCTTACCCATGGATTCAAACGCATGACCAACCAGTTACAAAGGAGCAATCTTACCGTTAACCGAAGGCCTACCCTCTTAGTATCTAGGATCACATCCGTTGTCAAATTGTAGGCCACCGTGTATTTTCTCGTTGTTGGGGATTCCCTTGTTTAAACATGTAGTTGACAACAATAATACTTGTTTTCGCTTTTCTTATATTCTTGCATAGTTGTTCATAGCATAGAGATAATAGCTTGACAATACCAAACAATTGAAAGCTGAAGATTTTCTTTCCAGGCCGTTTCAGTCCAgtcagaaatatgaaaatgcaGCATTTGAGACAATTGCCAGAACCTGTATCCTTTAGAAGCCAGGATGATTCCTCTTCGTCTTCAAGCATGAATGGAAAAGAGGGAAAGCATCATCAGGAAGGTGAGGTATCGCCACCGCTCCAGCATCCTGGTTCCTGCGGTGCATCTCCAGAGTCTAGAGTTGTAAAGAACTCCAGTTGGGCTGGGCCCTTAAGCTTGACAGAGTACAAGGTTTGTAAGAAGGATGGAGCAGCTGATGCGTCAACACAGACCGAGGAAAATGTAAGCAGGCCTAAATCTCGAGAAACTTGTACAAGGGGTGTTTCAACAGATGATGGGTCATTAGAACCCGAATGCAATGACAGCCAAAACCAACTTCCATGTGCAAAAGAGAACTCTGAGATTTGCAGGGATCTGGTTTCTCCTCCTCCCTCTTCTTCCAGCGCATCTTCAGGTGGGCGGACTGAAACTCTAGAATCTCTGATCAGAGCAGATGGCAGTAAGGTCAACAGCTTTAGGATACCTGAAGAGGAAGAAATACAAATGCCTCCAAAGCCAAAGGCTACGAATGTGCTGATGCAATTGATCTCTTGTGGGTCAATTTCTGTGAAAGACCACAGCTTTGGTCTCATTCCCTCCTACAGGCCGAGGCTTTCTCACTCAAAATTTTCTTCCCCATTGTTCTCTACTTCCATAGTGTTGGGAGATCCTGATTGTCTCTCAGAGAATCCAAGACTGATGGGCTTGAAACTGGAAGATAAGGAGTACTTCAGTGGGAGCTTGATTGAGACCAAAACACTCGAGGAAGGAGGTGATGGTTTTAATGCTCTTAAACGATCTTCTTCCTACAATGCTGACAGGTAAATCTGGTccaatttaatttcttttcttagTCTTTCAATTTTAAATAATTGAGTGATAATTCTGATTCCTGCTTTTAATTGTTCTATTGCCAGTAACTTCCTGTCAAGTTAATTACTATTGCACTTGTGTGGTTTCCTACTGCTTAGTGGTGAAGCATGATAATCTCCTAGCTTGTCAGATGCCTAAGATTCTTAGAATATGGATAAGAAATCTTGCATGGGTTCCTTCATCCTTGCAGTTGGCTTATTGCATGATCCATTTTGTTCAAAGAGCCACCAGCTTCATGACCCTGAACAGATTTCTGACTTTGTAGACATTTTTGGTCGTCACTTGATCTGTTTAAGGCTCTAAGGGGTTTTGTAGCTTTGTTGTCCAAGTTCTCTGCCTTTACATTTTGTGAGACATAGAGATTAATATTGCAGAATACAAATTTTTATAGAATGACATCTAATGCAGTCCTTGGAACAAAATGGAGAGTAGAAACAATATGGATCAATTTTTCCCCCAACAGCATAGCAAAATCTGAGCACATCAAACTCACTGGAGTTTTTTCACTGAAGAATAAAAAATAGAGGAGTTTTCCTTTTCATTAATACTAGGGGCTTAAGTTGTTTTAGCTGCCTAATTTCTGTTTTTGAGGGCCTCGGTGTTGGTGATCTGTGATTGGGGACGGTTGGGTTTATATTGATGAATTTTGTGATTGGTGCTCCAAATAGGATGGTTGTCTGTCCATTTCAAGCATCTATAAAGCCAGGTTGAGCATGTTTCTTGTGGTCCCTGTTTAGGATTTCTACTAAGAGTGGGAACAAAAATGAAATTGCAGAACTTGTGATCAATTGGATTCAGCTGAGGACAAAGATGAGAAAACCTTGGCACATTCCAAATGCATCCCGCGATCTATTAAGGCTTCACTGAGTAAGCAGCCAAGAAGTGAATCAATGAGATCCCCTGCTTCTGATGGACCAAGAAACTCTGCTGATGGAATTAACGGCTCAAAAGCCATAATTCTTGGAGTCTCAGATGGCGGGAGTGGAAGAGTTGCAGAGCTTTCTGTGGGGAAAAGACCATCAAAAAAGCTGGATTCCTTCATAGAAGAGGAGAATGTCGTCAAAATTGAAGAAAGTTAAGTTTCGACTTGCCCCTATTTTCAGTTAAATACTCTCCTTAACAATAGGGTGTTTCTTGTTCATGGTTGGGTGagattaaagtttaattttttcctCAAAACAGGCTTGCTTCGGGAGCTCGAATTATAATTCAATCCAAGacttaaatatcatttttaaggCTCAGCAATGAATGATGtctctgttgtattctaggtgggAGTCCCTTGTAAATCAGCTATCCTAAGGtctgttttaaatttcaaaagatTGTTACTTGGCGGGCCTTGGCGATGATTCTGTACATCTggaaagaagaaaagggaaatgCGAAGTGGGTAGATAAGTGCACACATGGTCCTAGTGGGCCAGCCCCTAAAGATTTGAGTTGATTTTTTGGTTCAGCTTTTCTTTTAGTAGATTGTAGCTCTTATTTGCCCTGCAAATTTTTTAGAAAGCAAAAAAGGAAGAAAGCTTAGCTTGTACAAGTTCGCACTACAGTTGGATCTAAAATCATTATGCAGGTCCATGCATTGGTTCAGTCTGTCAGAGCAGTTTGTCTGCCACATTAAGAGTTCATAAATTCTAAATTGTGCCTTGGCATCCAAGGCGAAAGCTTCCTATTTGAAAATGACATCTCATCCCACATCACCTCTTCTCTACGTTATATTTTTCCTCTTAATTGTTTGTGGATGTCACTGCTTGTTCTCTCTCAAGGGGGAAATGGGTAATCTGGCGAGGCAATTGATGGGGTTTGTCATTTATGGGATGTGGGTCAGTGATGAGTCAAAGCTCAAAGAAAAGCGAGACATAACTTTTTTTCAAGTCAGAGCGGCTGACCTTGGGTGTATGCAGCGGCATTTACGCTTACGAGTTACGGCCTTGCCGCCTCGTGCAGCTTTGCTTTGCCCTCGACTTCTGTAGACCCCATAAAACATGCATTACCCGGAAGGGTAGGGCTCTTGCGTTTGCAAAAGGGGTGTGTGGCGGAATAATTGTTTTGAGTTGTTTAGATTGGAACAGAGAATGAGACACTGTAAAAGTCTTCACAAATCATTGTCCTACATGGAAAGTCTTATAAAGAGCTGTGAGGGTTTGCAGGGGAAGTTTTTCATCTGGATAGTGAAAAATTGAATTTGGAGGGAAATTAAGTGAAACTTATATTTACTGctttcatgtattttttttttcaaagcatcTTTTCAAAAGCCGAATAAGTGAGTGACCAACTCGGTAAGGCTGTTGGGTCGGACCAATTGGTCAACTTGTTCGTCGACATCAACATGATGttatatatgtaattatataattatatagtaatattatataatcaacatcaattatttatttacaaattcataaatataaataaaaaatagaagataTTCAGGAATTCAAAGTTGAGCCTTTAATACTGTATGTATTATGTATTGATTGAATTAAGCATTAATTACTGAACCTTAAACCAAATTCTGAATTTGTGAACCAAATTCATAGCTTGATTGAATTACTCAACATTGAATAATTTAGTCTTTGTTATTGATTTATTGAAACATCTCATGTGTCTTGACCATTTAATCCTTTTAACATTGTGAATTGATATTTATTTACATGTAAACAAAAAGAATGTATCTTacaatttgaaacaaaaaaaaaaaggtgaaaaataattaaaacattGTTCATGTTATGAAAAATAGATTATGAAAAATGTGGATGTCATTACATTTTCCACAACCCCATCTTTCATCACTTCAGTTTTTCATCCCAATAAATGCTTAGCTATCCATATTGGCCTATAAAAGGACACTCTCTTCTTCTCATTTGGGACACATAATTGATGCTTCCATCTAAGTAGATTTATAGTGATgataagagaagaggagagataaagtgaaggaaaatattttgtacaaggaATAAAGAGAGAAGCGATATTTTGTACAAGATTGGTTTCGATATTTTGTACAAGAAtggttccaaatcatcttataattctgTTCGTAATAATGAAATTTTGATCCCATTCGCTCGTAGAGTAGGCATAGCTGAATCACGTAAATTTCTGTCttatctctatttatttatttttctgcatctTTTATAACGGTTAAGAATTATAGGTTGCTCGAAGAATTTCCTAAATATTATATTTGGgagtataaatttaaatttaattttgaataaatttagacaaaatttaatataattttattttatattttattaaaatttaatacaaGTTCAAACCCAAATTCTCCAAAACaaatggtaattttttttttttttttgaataaaagaGCCACAAAGAGCTTTAATTGATGCTCTAATTGCCTCACCGAGAAGCACTGCAGTTGGTTGCGGAAAGCTTCAGGaacaattaaaaattttgaagaaagCCTGGCCCATCGGAGACATAGAGTGAAAGCCCCACACgagtaataattaaaaaaaaaaaaaaaaaaatgaaaccctATCGGACACGAGATTGAATGCACTCAGGAGATTGAACAGAAGCTGCACATGAACAATCTTTTTAAAAAACCATAAATTCCATCGAAGAGAAGATTAGGTTCAAGAACAATAAAAAACTTTTCGAATTCTGTAAAATCAGATCAAGGCCCCACACTCCATGACAAATCAAACTCCCTTTGTCCATTGAACCCTCTAATCGCAGATCTGTCCAATCGTCCACGGCACCACGATCTCCTTCCAATCGCCGATGGTACCCCACAAATTGGGTCCCAAACGAAACCTGCAGATGCGTTGGGAGAGAGGTGGGAGAGGGAGAAAGGAACACACGGACAGTGGCGGAAGCGGATCCAGAAATTATAGTTAGGgcaaattatataaataaaaatttagatTGGTTTGGAACTTGAAatatgttaatttattttttgaagaattttattattaagaaagtgaaaaaaataaaaactaaaaaaagttATCATATCaaacattaattttattttacacatcattaacatttaattttccttatactatcatattaaaataaatttatacttttaaaatgatttaatataaagagaaaataaagtaaaaagttagtttccttcttatttttcttttcccaaGAAAAAAAATCCTTGAGCCAAATAGGCactttatatatttatatttaaaatagttTTCATTGAATTTTAACTTAATTATTTACACTATTAacatgaaaaaataatttttttttacggGTACAGGCCAAAGGACATATAAAGGGAGACCTTGGTGCGAGCACTGCCGCAAGTCAATCCATTCAAAAGATACTTGCTGGgaaatatatgaaaaatctgcagattggaagccgagacaaaATCAAAAAAATTGTGGCTATTAAACTACTATTGAGAATCCAGCTGATAAATCACAAGGTGAAAAACATTAACAATACCACTCCAAGTGGCGCATTTAGTCCAGAGCAGTTAGAACAACTCTATAAAATGTTCTCTACCATTCAAGCACTTGGTCAGTCTTCCACTAGTTCTTTAGTCCACCGAGGTAACTTTTTGACAGTCTTGAATGCAATATTtcattacaaatcaccatggataatttaCTCGGGTGCTTCTGATTATATGACTAATTCTTATCAACTGTTTTCATCCTATTCACCAtatgctggaaatttgaaagttaaaattacAGATGGATCACTCTCATCTGTTGCGGGCAAAGGAAGTATTCAAATATCTGATTCTATAATTCTTAAATCTGTCCTACATGTCCCTaagttgtcttgcaatttgttatccattagccagttgacaaaagattccaattgttctgctaaatttgttccctctcattgtgttttccAAGACCTATCATCAGGAAAGACGATTGACAGTGCTAAGGCATGTGAatgactttactactttgaggagACAAACacgagtgaacaatgtaaaactgcaatttgtgattctgtatttatttctagagatagtgagattttgttatggcattttaGGATGGATCatccaaatttttaatatttaatacgTTTATTTCCTtcaatttgttcaaataaaacgtcTTCTAATTTTTAATGTGAGATTTGTGAATTTGCAAGACACCAacgtaattcctttccaaaatccacataAAAACCATCCCGCCCGTTTACTATGATTCACTGTGATTTATAAGGGCCCTCACGCTCCCTTAATCACACTCATACGAAattgtttgttatttttattgatgatcatacttaTATTTGTTGgatttacttgttgaaagataaaattgAAGTCCGTTCTATTTTCGTCAGTTttcactccatgattcaaacacaattccaaactcacatttaaattttacgtactgataatggttcaagatatttcaatgatatcttaagacattatctttaagaaaatgaaattgttcatcaaagttcctgtgtggatacccctcaacaaaatggggttgatGAAtgtaaaaataggcatattcttgaaatagctcgggcattgatgttaactacaattatgaaaaatatttttggggcgatgccattttgatagctacacatctcattaatagaatgcctagtCGGGTTCTTTCTTTTGCTACTCCTCTCTAGAAATTCCAAGAATGTTTTCCCAATTCTTGAATCCACTCCAATCTCTCTttgaaaatctttggatgtactgcatttgttcatgttcatgctcacaatcgggATAAATTAGAACCTCGAGCCATTAAGTGCgtctttattggttactctcctactcaaaaaggctacaaatgttatgatcctgtaacaaaaaaaaaattgtttgttagccttgatgtcacgttctttgaaaccatTTCTTATTTCCAAAAGTCCTCTCTTTAGGGGGATAAGTGGAGTGAAGATCGATTCTTTGATTTCTCTACTAATGAATTTGTGCCATCTACTGAGTCTCCTATTGCATCATTTCCTGACTTGTCATATGCAAATGATCACTTAAACTCAAGGGGTGATGCAGAAAAGCAAACTAATAAGGAAATACTTATTTGCTCAAGAAAGCCAAAaataaagtacaaggagaatctCATACTTGAGGCGCTAAGAGAGTTGGAACCGATGATAGCTctgagcaaccatgagtccacgaCCAATCCTGGTCAGGTAACAGATAGCCATGAGCTTCCTTCTAATAAGTCTGCACCTGATGACATAAATTTACCCAGTGTAGTCAGAtaacaaactaggtcatgtacttTATATCTCTGGTCAagatacatgtcttataaaactctGTCAACAGGATATTGTGtttttacctctaaccttgacaggatgaaaattccaaagaatattcaggaagctCTGGAAATTCTTGAATGGAGGGAAGCTGTCATGGAGAAAATATAGGCcttggaaaaaaatggaacttgggatgttATGAATTTGCCGAGAGAAAAGAAGccagtaggttgtaaatgggtcttcacagtgaaatatagagttgatgggacagttgaacggtataaagcccgacttgttgcaaaagggtttacacagacCTATGTCATTGACTAtacggagacatttgcaccagtggcaaaattgaatacagttcgggttctccTGTCCTTGGTAACCAACTTGGATTGGCCACTGCAACAACTCCACATTAAgcatgcatttctaaatggtgagtTAGAAGATGAAGTCTATATGACGATACTTCCAGGTTTCAGTTAGAGAGGTGAAGAAAACAgggtatgtaaactcaagaagtctagagcatggttcgatagatttgcgaaggtgataaaaaaccaaggatattgacaagggcaatcagatcatacTATGTTTTTTCATTAGTCTaaaagtggtaagaaaacaattttgattgtgtatgttgatgatataatcctaactagAGATGATatagtggagatggaaagatttaAGAAAGTCCTAGTTGtagagtttgaagttaaagacctgggACAAATGCGATACTTCTTAGGAATGGAAGTTTCCATATAAAAAAAGGGGatcagtgtctctcagcgaaagtatatccttcATCTCCTAACcaaaactggcatgcttggatgcaaacctagtgaaacccctaTTGAAGCAGTAAAAAGGGTCGAAGACTGCGGAATActagttgaaaaggagaggtatcggagattggttggtaaaataatctacctatcacataccaaACCTGACATTGCATTTGTGGTAAGTacggtaagccaacacatgcattcactgaaaaagactcacctagatgctATGTACAAGATCCTTAGGTACCTCAAGGGCTCTCTgagcaaaggactcttcttcaaaaaatgtgaaagtaaggaagtaaAAATTTTCACAGATGCAAATTGGACAGGATCaatggaagatagaaggtctaccaccggaTATTGCACTTTTGTATGGAGAGatttggtaacttggaggagcaaaaaacaaaatgtatTGGCTCGAAGTAGTattgaagctgaattcagggcagttgcacaagggatatgtgaaggattgtggttacaAAAACTCTCGGAAGAATTACAAATTCcggtgaaattccctatcaaactttATTGTGACAACAGAGCGGCCATCAGTATCTCCTTTAATCCAATTTAACATGACAagactaagcatgtagaagtggactGACATTTTATCAAcaagaaggttgaagaaggaaacatctgtatgacttatgtacctaccaggGAACAAACTGTAAGACATATTTACTAAAGGGTTAGCGCGATAGAGCTTTGATGATTTCATTTACAAGTTGGATATGATTaacatctatgatccaacttaagggggagtgtagaaatcccaaGTATCTCCTAGAATCTTGAAGTAATTTAGGGaagtatatattttatattgagagaaattttgttagGAAATTGTTTCTGTATATAGGTCTTCCgcttgtattataaatattgtacaTTCGTTTGTACAAATTTGTCaaagaaatacaaaaattcattttgtctgCAGTCTCTTATGTTGGGAGTCATTAAGTGAATTGACTCTGTTTAGAGCCCCAAACAAACACCCTCTTACACTTTTAACAttattgttttaaatatatatttaaaataaaaataaattaaattggaTTGACCCATCTGCAAACCTGGTTTTGAATAATTTGGACTAGGTTGGttgtatttttgattttctagctTCATGTGGATTGGACAAGTGGCCAATTCTAATTGAACTAGGTCGAACCAGGCAGTTTGGTTCAATTTCTAAAACTATACTTTTAAGATGCGCCACTTATAGGCACCTGCTTTACACGTAGATTAATTTTTTTCAGTCGATTAAAGACTCACATTTAGCATGAACTATACAAATGAAAAGTAACTTGTCCCTCATCTCATGCTTAGCCTTGCTCTTTCTAAAATTTTAGTTCTAGACATCCAATAAACAATAATAACTAAACATGCACACAAAGAAAATAAGCATAACTTAATtgacaatatatgaaatatgcggaagaaattaaaattaatgaACAATGTTTAACTATTAATACATTATCCTGTGATTGGGCATTACATCATTAAAAAGGTGTGTTAATGTGCATCTAggaaatccaaaaaaaaatgagcttaagtttttataattctttaaaaaaatttaaaaaacataaaataaaaaatatttttcagaactaaatgaGCCCTTAGAATTGCTTGAATCTATATTTTGCAAAAATGATTTTGCCACTTTGTAGAACCATGATTTACTTACGCGACATCTTGACTAAAATTTtaaggttggggggggggggggataataGAAATACCAACTTCGTTAAATTAAAAAGGCTACGAGATTTTATTTGTGTGAGATTAAACTAAAAGACTTAGAAAGGTAGTACATTTTTCTAAATCGAGAAAGCAAGTTACAAAATCACGACTAACAATTGTGTTAAACTCAAAAA
This region includes:
- the LOC131149287 gene encoding protein SOSEKI 3 isoform X4, which gives rise to MQGRMKKYRQASPERTKVWTEKSSKCQQGRKVPVVYYLCRNRQLEHPHFIEVPLSSPEGLYLRDVIDRLNVLRGRGMASLYSWSCKRSYKSGFVWHDLCEEDLILPANGNEYVLKGSELFEESKSGRFSPVRNMKMQHLRQLPEPVSFRSQDDSSSSSSMNGKEGKHHQEGEVSPPLQHPGSCGASPESRVVKNSSWAGPLSLTEYKVCKKDGAADASTQTEENVSRPKSRETCTRGVSTDDGSLEPECNDSQNQLPCAKENSEICRDLVSPPPSSSSASSGGRTETLESLIRADGSKVNSFRIPEEEEIQMPPKPKATNVLMQLISCGSISVKDHSFGLIPSYRPRLSHSKFSSPLFSTSIVLGDPDCLSENPRLMGLKLEDKEYFSGSLIETKTLEEGGDGFNALKRSSSYNADRTCDQLDSAEDKDEKTLAHSKCIPRSIKASLSKQPRSESMRSPASDGPRNSADGINGSKAIILGVSDGGSGRVAELSVGKRPSKKLDSFIEEENVVKIEES
- the LOC131149287 gene encoding protein SOSEKI 3 isoform X1; the protein is MQGRMKKYRQASPERTKVWTEKSSKCQQGRKVPVVYYLCRNRQLEHPHFIEVPLSSPEGLYLRDVIDRLNVLRGRGMASLYSWSCKRSYKSGFVWHDLCEEDLILPANGNEYVLKGSELFEESKSGKGRFSPVRNMKMQHLRQLPEPVSFRSQDDSSSSSSMNGKEGKHHQEGEVSPPLQHPGSCGASPESRVVKNSSWAGPLSLTEYKVCKKDGAADASTQTEENVSRPKSRETCTRGVSTDDGSLEPECNDSQNQLPCAKENSEICRDLVSPPPSSSSASSGGRTETLESLIRADGSKVNSFRIPEEEEIQMPPKPKATNVLMQLISCGSISVKDHSFGLIPSYRPRLSHSKFSSPLFSTSIVLGDPDCLSENPRLMGLKLEDKEYFSGSLIETKTLEEGGDGFNALKRSSSYNADRTCDQLDSAEDKDEKTLAHSKCIPRSIKASLSKQPRSESMRSPASDGPRNSADGINGSKAIILGVSDGGSGRVAELSVGKRPSKKLDSFIEEENVVKIEERLASGARIIIQSKT
- the LOC131149287 gene encoding protein SOSEKI 3 isoform X2, whose translation is MQGRMKKYRQASPERTKVWTEKSSKCQQGRKVPVVYYLCRNRQLEHPHFIEVPLSSPEGLYLRDVIDRLNVLRGRGMASLYSWSCKRSYKSGFVWHDLCEEDLILPANGNEYVLKGSELFEESKSGKGRFSPVRNMKMQHLRQLPEPVSFRSQDDSSSSSSMNGKEGKHHQEGEVSPPLQHPGSCGASPESRVVKNSSWAGPLSLTEYKVCKKDGAADASTQTEENVSRPKSRETCTRGVSTDDGSLEPECNDSQNQLPCAKENSEICRDLVSPPPSSSSASSGGRTETLESLIRADGSKVNSFRIPEEEEIQMPPKPKATNVLMQLISCGSISVKDHSFGLIPSYRPRLSHSKFSSPLFSTSIVLGDPDCLSENPRLMGLKLEDKEYFSGSLIETKTLEEGGDGFNALKRSSSYNADRTCDQLDSAEDKDEKTLAHSKCIPRSIKASLSKQPRSESMRSPASDGPRNSADGINGSKAIILGVSDGGSGRVAELSVGKRPSKKLDSFIEEENVVKIEESLLRELEL
- the LOC131149287 gene encoding protein SOSEKI 3 isoform X9, which produces MQGRMKKYRQASPERTKVWTEKSSKCQQGRKVPVVYYLCRNRQLEHPHFIEVPLSSPEGLYLRDVIDRLNVLRGRGMASLYSWSCKRSYKSGFVWHDLCEEDLILPANGNEYVLKGSELFEESKSGRFSPVRNMKMQHLRQLPEPVSFRSQDDSSSSSSMNGKEGKHHQEGEVSPPLQHPGSCGASPESRVVKNSSWAGPLSLTEYKVCKKDGAADASTQTEENVSRPKSRETCTRGVSTDDGSLEPECNDSQNQLPCAKENSEICRDLVSPPPSSSSASSGGRTETLESLIRADGSKVNSFRIPEEEEIQMPPKPKATNVLMQLISCGSISVKDHSFGLIPSYRPRLSHSKFSSPLFSTSIVLGDPDCLSENPRLMGLKLEDKEYFSGSLIETKTLEEGGDGFNALKRSSSYNADRPKDI
- the LOC131149287 gene encoding protein SOSEKI 3 isoform X3, producing MQGRMKKYRQASPERTKVWTEKSSKCQQGRKVPVVYYLCRNRQLEHPHFIEVPLSSPEGLYLRDVIDRLNVLRGRGMASLYSWSCKRSYKSGFVWHDLCEEDLILPANGNEYVLKGSELFEESKSGRFSPVRNMKMQHLRQLPEPVSFRSQDDSSSSSSMNGKEGKHHQEGEVSPPLQHPGSCGASPESRVVKNSSWAGPLSLTEYKVCKKDGAADASTQTEENVSRPKSRETCTRGVSTDDGSLEPECNDSQNQLPCAKENSEICRDLVSPPPSSSSASSGGRTETLESLIRADGSKVNSFRIPEEEEIQMPPKPKATNVLMQLISCGSISVKDHSFGLIPSYRPRLSHSKFSSPLFSTSIVLGDPDCLSENPRLMGLKLEDKEYFSGSLIETKTLEEGGDGFNALKRSSSYNADRTCDQLDSAEDKDEKTLAHSKCIPRSIKASLSKQPRSESMRSPASDGPRNSADGINGSKAIILGVSDGGSGRVAELSVGKRPSKKLDSFIEEENVVKIEESLLRELEL
- the LOC131149287 gene encoding protein SOSEKI 3 isoform X5, with translation MQGRMKKYRQASPERTKVWTEKSSKCQQGRKVPVVYYLCRNRQLEHPHFIEVPLSSPEGLYLRDVIDRLNVLRGRGMASLYSWSCKRSYKSGFVWHDLCEEDLILPANGNEYVLKGSELFEESKSGKGRFSPVRNMKMQHLRQLPEPVSFRSQDDSSSSSSMNGKEGKHHQEGEVSPPLQHPGSCGASPESRVVKNSSWAGPLSLTEYKVCKKDGAADASTQTEENVSRPKSRETCTRGVSTDDGSLEPECNDSQNQLPCAKENSEICRDLVSPPPSSSSASSGGRTETLESLIRADGSKVNSFRIPEEEEIQMPPKPKATNVLMQLISCGSISVKDHSFGLIPSYRPRLSHSKFSSPLFSTSIVLGDPDCLSENPRLMGLKLEDKEYFSGSLIETKTLEEGGDGFNALKRSSSYNADSNAKEIWDELEMRYGAPMQNKVISSCDSSSTDLERGVGLKRETCPVE
- the LOC131149287 gene encoding protein SOSEKI 3 isoform X6, whose product is MQGRMKKYRQASPERTKVWTEKSSKCQQGRKVPVVYYLCRNRQLEHPHFIEVPLSSPEGLYLRDVIDRLNVLRGRGMASLYSWSCKRSYKSGFVWHDLCEEDLILPANGNEYVLKGSELFEESKSGRFSPVRNMKMQHLRQLPEPVSFRSQDDSSSSSSMNGKEGKHHQEGEVSPPLQHPGSCGASPESRVVKNSSWAGPLSLTEYKVCKKDGAADASTQTEENVSRPKSRETCTRGVSTDDGSLEPECNDSQNQLPCAKENSEICRDLVSPPPSSSSASSGGRTETLESLIRADGSKVNSFRIPEEEEIQMPPKPKATNVLMQLISCGSISVKDHSFGLIPSYRPRLSHSKFSSPLFSTSIVLGDPDCLSENPRLMGLKLEDKEYFSGSLIETKTLEEGGDGFNALKRSSSYNADSNAKEIWDELEMRYGAPMQNKVISSCDSSSTDLERGVGLKRETCPVE